From Actinoplanes oblitus, a single genomic window includes:
- the infC gene encoding translation initiation factor IF-3 produces the protein MNEQIRAREVRLVGPEGEQVGIVPLERALQLAADVDLDLVEVAPMARPPVCKLMDFGKFKYESALKAREARRNQQQTVIKEMKLRPKIDPHDYETKKGHVVRFLKAGDKVKVTIMFRGREQSRPELGFRLLRRLSEEISELGFVEASPKQDGRNMIMVLAPHRATKAAAVAATAAGGKPAREPREGDGTEVPPATPADTTAE, from the coding sequence GTGAACGAACAGATCCGGGCTCGTGAGGTCCGTCTGGTCGGTCCGGAGGGTGAGCAGGTCGGCATCGTGCCGCTCGAGCGCGCGCTCCAACTGGCCGCGGACGTGGACCTGGACCTGGTCGAGGTTGCTCCGATGGCCCGGCCGCCGGTGTGCAAGCTCATGGACTTCGGCAAGTTCAAGTACGAGAGCGCACTGAAGGCCCGCGAAGCGCGGCGCAACCAGCAGCAGACCGTCATCAAGGAAATGAAGCTGCGGCCGAAGATCGACCCGCACGACTACGAGACCAAAAAGGGTCACGTGGTGCGGTTCCTCAAGGCGGGCGACAAGGTCAAGGTGACGATCATGTTCCGCGGCCGTGAGCAGAGCCGCCCCGAGCTGGGCTTCCGGCTGCTTCGCCGGCTCAGCGAGGAGATCTCCGAGCTGGGCTTCGTGGAGGCCAGCCCGAAGCAGGACGGTCGGAACATGATCATGGTGCTGGCGCCGCACCGGGCCACGAAGGCCGCTGCGGTCGCCGCCACGGCGGCTGGCGGCAAGCCCGCTCGTGAGCCGCGTGAGGGCGACGGTACCGAGGTGCCGCCGGCCACCCCTGCCGATACCACCGCAGAGTGA
- a CDS encoding PH domain-containing protein, whose product MTDVVFRPKKIRMVAAPVAAAVAIFFTVLSFGLHGQAGFENAGQVGSGSFQRGDQAAMIGLGILIGLGILTFCRPRVSADEQGVHVRNVVGGYDLPWTVVRAVRFDRNSAWAHLELLDDEQVSIHALQAVDKDYAVDGVRKLRALHSASQEA is encoded by the coding sequence ATGACTGACGTGGTTTTCCGCCCCAAGAAGATCCGCATGGTGGCCGCCCCGGTCGCGGCCGCGGTGGCGATCTTCTTCACCGTGCTCAGCTTCGGGCTGCACGGCCAGGCCGGCTTCGAGAACGCCGGGCAGGTCGGCTCGGGCAGCTTCCAGCGCGGTGACCAGGCCGCGATGATCGGCCTGGGCATCCTGATCGGGCTCGGCATCCTGACGTTCTGCCGGCCCCGGGTCAGCGCCGACGAGCAGGGCGTGCACGTGCGCAACGTGGTCGGCGGCTACGACCTGCCGTGGACGGTGGTGCGCGCGGTGCGCTTCGACCGGAACTCGGCGTGGGCGCACCTGGAGCTGCTCGACGACGAGCAGGTGTCGATCCACGCGCTGCAGGCGGTGGACAAGGACTACGCGGTCGACGGCGTACGCAAGCTCCGGGCTTTGCATTCGGCCTCGCAAGAGGCCTGA
- the pheT gene encoding phenylalanine--tRNA ligase subunit beta encodes MKTSLSWLREYVELPADLTAERLDLALTNLGMEVESIVDQAATIKGDLVVGRVLTIEELTGFKKPIRFCTVDVGRAVPQEIVCGARNFAEGDLVVVILPGGELPGGFTIGARKTYGRNSHGMICSARELGVSDEHEGIIVLPADAAAPGVDARPVVGLDDVLVEVEITPDRGYEMSVRGIARELATHFGVAFTDPAAIEAAGRTADVPWPLTVEDTVGCDRFSARVVRGIDPAAKSPEWMQRRLIASGIRAISLPVDITNYLMLEFGQPMHVFDLQRLRGGLTVRRARPGEKLTTLDGVARVLDAEDMVICDETGPISLAAVMGGETSEWQQGTVDVLLEAAHWDPVMVGRTARRHKLFSEAAKRWERGVDPQLTLAALERAVAILVEHAGGTVDERVLDIDHVAPRTAITLPADLPSRIIGLPYSADRIAELLTAVGCTVSGSDVVPPSWRPDLVAPIDLVEEVARLGGYNDIPSVLPPAGASKGLTPAQRRLRSVGRALAENGYVEVLSYPFVAPGAADQLGLPADDPRRSAVRLTNPLSEEEPLLRTNLLGPLLGTLKRNLGRGHRDVALFETGAVFLPHLTATAPPVLGVDRRPTAEEWTQANAIVPEQPWHLAAVLTGDVSPAGWWGPGQAASWADAIEAARIALSAAGVPASRVSVRAAEQAPWHPGRCAAILVGDDVVGYAGELHPAVVAALELPKRTSAMEIDLDALPDAPVVDAPKISTFPPALIDVALVLDRTVPAGEVQATLAEGAGQLLESVALFDVYESEQLGEGKRSLAYKLTFRAPDRTLTSEETIAARDAAVALTASCFGATLRGA; translated from the coding sequence ATGAAGACGTCACTGTCGTGGCTGCGCGAGTACGTCGAGCTGCCCGCGGACCTCACCGCCGAGCGGCTCGACCTGGCGCTCACCAACCTCGGCATGGAGGTCGAGTCGATCGTCGACCAGGCCGCCACGATCAAGGGCGACCTGGTCGTCGGCCGGGTGCTGACCATCGAGGAGCTGACCGGCTTCAAGAAGCCGATCCGGTTCTGCACCGTGGACGTCGGCCGTGCCGTGCCGCAGGAGATCGTCTGCGGCGCCCGCAACTTCGCCGAGGGCGACCTCGTCGTGGTCATCCTGCCCGGCGGCGAGCTGCCGGGTGGCTTCACGATCGGGGCCCGCAAGACGTACGGCCGCAACTCGCACGGCATGATCTGCTCGGCCCGCGAGCTGGGTGTCTCCGACGAGCACGAGGGCATCATCGTGCTGCCCGCCGACGCGGCCGCGCCCGGCGTGGACGCGCGCCCGGTGGTCGGGCTCGACGACGTGCTGGTCGAGGTGGAGATCACCCCGGACCGGGGTTACGAGATGAGTGTCCGCGGCATCGCCCGCGAGCTGGCCACCCACTTCGGCGTGGCGTTCACCGACCCGGCCGCGATCGAGGCCGCCGGCCGGACCGCCGACGTCCCGTGGCCGCTCACCGTCGAGGACACCGTCGGCTGTGACCGGTTCTCGGCTCGCGTGGTGCGCGGCATCGACCCGGCCGCCAAGTCGCCCGAGTGGATGCAGCGCCGGCTGATCGCGTCGGGCATCCGGGCCATCTCGCTGCCCGTCGACATCACCAACTACCTGATGCTCGAGTTCGGTCAGCCGATGCACGTCTTCGACCTGCAGCGGCTGCGCGGCGGCCTGACCGTGCGCCGTGCCCGCCCGGGCGAGAAACTGACCACCCTGGACGGCGTCGCCCGCGTGCTGGACGCCGAGGACATGGTGATCTGCGACGAGACCGGGCCGATCTCGCTCGCCGCGGTGATGGGCGGCGAGACCAGCGAGTGGCAGCAGGGCACCGTCGACGTGCTCCTCGAGGCCGCGCACTGGGACCCGGTGATGGTCGGGCGCACCGCCCGCCGGCACAAGCTGTTCAGCGAGGCCGCCAAGCGCTGGGAGCGGGGCGTCGACCCGCAGCTCACGCTGGCCGCGCTGGAGCGGGCCGTCGCCATCCTGGTGGAGCACGCCGGCGGGACCGTCGACGAGCGGGTGCTGGACATCGACCACGTCGCGCCGCGCACCGCGATCACGCTGCCGGCCGACCTGCCGTCCCGGATCATCGGCCTGCCCTACTCGGCGGACCGGATCGCCGAGCTGCTGACAGCGGTCGGCTGCACGGTCTCCGGCAGCGACGTCGTCCCGCCGAGCTGGCGGCCCGACCTGGTCGCCCCGATCGACCTGGTCGAGGAGGTGGCGCGGCTCGGTGGGTACAACGACATCCCCAGCGTGCTGCCGCCGGCCGGGGCCAGCAAGGGCCTCACCCCGGCGCAGCGCCGGCTCCGTTCGGTCGGCCGCGCGCTGGCCGAGAACGGCTACGTCGAGGTGCTGTCCTACCCGTTCGTCGCACCCGGCGCGGCGGACCAGCTGGGGCTGCCCGCCGACGACCCGCGGCGCAGCGCGGTCCGGCTGACCAACCCGCTCTCCGAGGAGGAGCCGCTGCTGCGGACCAACCTGCTCGGCCCGCTGCTCGGCACGCTCAAGCGCAACCTGGGCCGGGGTCACCGGGACGTGGCGCTCTTCGAGACCGGCGCGGTGTTCCTGCCGCACCTGACCGCCACCGCCCCGCCGGTGCTCGGCGTCGACCGCCGGCCCACCGCCGAGGAGTGGACGCAGGCCAACGCGATCGTCCCGGAGCAGCCGTGGCACCTGGCCGCGGTGCTCACCGGTGACGTCTCGCCGGCCGGCTGGTGGGGTCCGGGCCAGGCGGCGAGCTGGGCGGACGCCATCGAGGCGGCCCGGATCGCGCTCAGCGCCGCCGGGGTCCCGGCGTCGCGGGTCTCGGTCCGCGCCGCCGAGCAGGCCCCGTGGCACCCGGGTCGCTGCGCCGCGATCCTGGTCGGCGACGACGTCGTCGGCTACGCGGGCGAGCTGCACCCGGCCGTCGTCGCCGCGCTCGAACTGCCCAAGCGCACCAGCGCCATGGAGATCGACCTGGACGCCCTCCCGGACGCCCCGGTCGTCGACGCCCCGAAGATCTCCACGTTCCCGCCGGCGCTGATCGACGTGGCTCTGGTCCTGGACCGCACGGTTCCGGCCGGCGAGGTGCAGGCCACCCTCGCCGAGGGCGCCGGCCAGCTGCTGGAGTCGGTGGCGCTGTTCGACGTCTACGAGTCGGAGCAGCTCGGCGAGGGCAAGCGGTCGCTGGCCTACAAGCTGACCTTCCGCGCCCCGGACCGCACCCTCACCTCGGAGGAGACCATCGCGGCCCGCGACGCGGCGGTCGCGCTGACCGCGTCCTGCTTCGGCGCCACGCTGCGCGGCGCCTGA
- a CDS encoding TrmH family RNA methyltransferase — MFTPRTPRIVAARRLHRRRDRDQARRFLAEGPQAVREALAAGVVLELFGTPAGLEKHAELTAQAPEVSPVTDEALAALTETVHPQGVVALCEQVDVPIAEALGKRPTLVAVLAEIRDPGNAGTILRTADAAGADAVIFAGDAVDPYNGKCVRSSAGSLFHVDVVRAPLGVLDLLQDSGLQVLATSGTGADDVDSLLDGGLLSAPTAWLFGSEAHGLGGDLLAAADRRVRVPIYGGAESLNLAAAAAVCLYASARAQR; from the coding sequence ATGTTCACACCGCGTACCCCGAGAATCGTCGCCGCTCGCCGCCTGCACCGGCGCCGGGACCGTGACCAGGCCCGGCGGTTCCTCGCCGAGGGGCCGCAGGCCGTGCGCGAGGCGCTCGCCGCCGGTGTCGTCCTGGAGCTGTTCGGCACCCCGGCCGGCCTGGAGAAGCACGCCGAGCTGACCGCCCAGGCGCCGGAGGTCTCCCCGGTCACCGACGAGGCGCTCGCGGCGCTCACCGAGACCGTGCACCCGCAGGGCGTCGTCGCGCTCTGCGAGCAGGTCGACGTGCCGATCGCCGAGGCGCTCGGCAAGCGGCCCACGCTGGTGGCGGTGCTCGCCGAGATCCGCGACCCGGGCAACGCCGGGACCATCCTGCGCACCGCCGACGCGGCCGGCGCGGACGCGGTGATCTTCGCGGGTGACGCGGTCGACCCCTACAACGGCAAATGCGTACGGTCCTCGGCCGGCTCGCTGTTCCACGTGGACGTGGTCCGTGCCCCGCTCGGCGTGCTCGACCTGCTCCAGGACTCCGGCCTGCAGGTTCTCGCGACCAGCGGCACCGGCGCGGACGACGTGGACTCGCTGCTCGACGGCGGGCTGCTGAGCGCGCCGACCGCCTGGCTGTTCGGCTCCGAGGCGCACGGCCTGGGCGGCGACCTGCTGGCCGCCGCCGACCGCCGGGTCCGGGTGCCGATCTACGGCGGCGCGGAGAGCCTCAACCTGGCCGCCGCGGCCGCCGTCTGCCTCTACGCGTCAGCGCGCGCCCAGCGCTGA
- a CDS encoding SDR family oxidoreductase: protein MTIKGAALVTGASRGLGAHIARRLAADGWAVAVNYRSDRDGAERVVADIVAGSGRAVAVHGDVTDENAVPEMVASATDRLGPIGVVVANATGPQPTGPAEEVSWRDHLDQLEFFVKSPTLLMQATLPGMRELGGGRFIHIGSDAFERALPGMSAYNAAKGAQLGLARTWARELGRYGVTVNVVAPGWIPVERHGDADTAGYVADVPLGRIGTPQDIAEVVAFVASDASRFVTGERITVNGGHTID from the coding sequence GTGACGATCAAGGGCGCAGCTTTGGTTACCGGGGCCTCACGGGGGCTGGGAGCGCACATCGCTCGGCGGCTCGCGGCTGACGGGTGGGCGGTGGCGGTCAACTACCGCTCGGATCGGGACGGGGCGGAGCGTGTCGTCGCCGACATCGTCGCCGGGAGTGGACGGGCGGTCGCGGTGCACGGGGACGTGACCGACGAGAACGCCGTACCGGAAATGGTGGCCTCGGCCACGGATCGCCTGGGACCGATCGGCGTCGTGGTGGCGAATGCCACCGGGCCGCAACCCACCGGACCGGCCGAGGAGGTCAGCTGGCGGGACCACCTGGACCAGCTGGAGTTCTTCGTGAAGAGCCCGACGCTGCTGATGCAGGCGACCCTGCCGGGGATGCGGGAACTGGGCGGCGGGCGGTTCATCCACATCGGGTCGGACGCGTTCGAGCGCGCGCTGCCCGGGATGTCGGCCTACAACGCGGCCAAGGGGGCACAGCTCGGGCTGGCCCGCACGTGGGCCCGGGAGCTGGGGAGATACGGCGTCACGGTGAACGTGGTGGCGCCCGGCTGGATCCCGGTGGAGCGGCACGGGGACGCGGACACCGCCGGGTATGTCGCGGATGTACCGCTGGGCCGGATCGGCACGCCGCAGGACATCGCGGAGGTGGTGGCGTTCGTGGCGTCGGACGCGTCCCGGTTCGTCACCGGGGAGCGGATCACCGTGAACGGCGGGCACACCATCGACTGA
- the pheS gene encoding phenylalanine--tRNA ligase subunit alpha, with the protein MSYRNDPYDPKQAALLAPEALEAAVADAEKAFAQATDLDALAALKPAHLGDRSPVSLARREIGSLPPAAKSDAGKRVNVARQAVQAAYDARQAELEADRAARVLVEERVDVTLPWGRRPRGARHPLTTLMEHIGDVFIGMGYDIVDGPQLELEWANFDALNIGPDNPVRGASDTFFVDLPGLVMRTHTSPGQVRTMLSRTPPIRIVSPGRAYRTDELDATHTPVFHQIEGLVIDEGITMAHLRGTLDHFAKAMFGPDARTRWRPHYFPFTEPSAEFDVWFAQHRDGPRWVEWGGCGMVNPKVLTACGIDPDKYSGFAFGMGVERTLMFRNGVSDMHDMVEGDVRFTTNFGMES; encoded by the coding sequence ATGTCCTACCGCAACGATCCGTATGATCCGAAGCAGGCCGCCCTGCTCGCGCCCGAGGCTCTCGAGGCCGCCGTCGCGGATGCCGAAAAGGCTTTCGCGCAGGCCACCGACCTCGACGCGCTCGCGGCCCTGAAGCCCGCGCACCTCGGCGACCGCTCGCCGGTGTCCCTCGCGCGCCGGGAGATCGGCTCGCTGCCCCCAGCCGCGAAATCCGACGCGGGCAAGCGGGTCAACGTCGCCCGTCAGGCCGTCCAGGCCGCCTACGACGCCCGGCAGGCCGAGCTGGAGGCCGACCGCGCCGCCCGGGTGCTGGTCGAGGAGCGGGTCGACGTCACCCTGCCCTGGGGCCGCCGCCCGCGCGGCGCCCGGCACCCGCTGACCACGCTGATGGAGCACATCGGCGACGTCTTCATCGGGATGGGCTACGACATCGTCGACGGTCCGCAGCTCGAGCTGGAGTGGGCCAACTTCGACGCGCTCAACATCGGGCCGGACAACCCGGTGCGTGGCGCCTCCGACACGTTCTTCGTCGACCTGCCCGGGCTGGTGATGCGGACCCACACGTCGCCCGGGCAGGTGCGCACCATGCTCAGCCGGACGCCGCCGATCCGCATCGTCAGCCCCGGCCGGGCGTACCGCACCGATGAGCTGGACGCCACGCACACCCCGGTCTTCCACCAGATCGAGGGCCTGGTCATCGACGAGGGCATCACGATGGCCCACCTGCGCGGCACCCTGGACCACTTCGCCAAGGCGATGTTCGGCCCGGACGCGCGGACCCGCTGGCGGCCGCACTACTTCCCGTTCACCGAGCCGTCGGCCGAGTTCGACGTCTGGTTCGCCCAGCACCGCGACGGCCCGCGCTGGGTGGAGTGGGGCGGCTGCGGCATGGTCAACCCGAAGGTGCTGACCGCCTGCGGCATCGACCCGGACAAGTACTCCGGGTTCGCGTTCGGCATGGGTGTCGAGCGGACCCTCATGTTCCGCAACGGCGTCAGCGACATGCACGACATGGTCGAGGGCGACGTGCGGTTCACCACGAACTTCGGAATGGAGTCCTGA
- the rplT gene encoding 50S ribosomal protein L20 — MARVKRAVNAQKKRRTLLETASGYRGQRSRLYRKAKEQVLHSMQYSYRDRRDRKGDFRQLWITRINAAARANGMTYNRLIQGLKLAEVEVDRKILADLAVNDATAFAAIVEVARAAVAAEGTGGAAAQAA, encoded by the coding sequence ATGGCACGCGTCAAGCGGGCGGTAAACGCCCAGAAGAAGCGCCGTACCCTGCTCGAGACCGCGAGCGGCTACCGCGGTCAGCGCTCCCGCCTGTACCGCAAGGCCAAGGAGCAGGTGCTGCACTCGATGCAGTACTCGTACCGCGACCGCCGTGACCGCAAGGGCGACTTCCGGCAGCTGTGGATCACCCGTATCAACGCGGCCGCCCGCGCCAACGGGATGACCTACAACCGCCTGATCCAGGGCCTGAAGCTGGCCGAGGTCGAGGTCGACCGCAAGATCCTGGCGGACCTCGCGGTCAACGACGCCACCGCGTTCGCGGCCATCGTCGAGGTCGCTCGCGCGGCCGTCGCGGCCGAGGGCACCGGCGGCGCCGCCGCTCAGGCCGCCTGA
- the rpmI gene encoding 50S ribosomal protein L35, with amino-acid sequence MPKMKSHTGMGKRVKVTGKGKIVREQTGKRHLLEHKSSHVTRRMTGTVVVAKADTARVKKLLGR; translated from the coding sequence GTGCCGAAGATGAAGAGCCACACCGGCATGGGTAAGCGGGTGAAGGTCACCGGCAAGGGCAAGATCGTGCGGGAGCAGACCGGCAAGCGCCACCTGCTCGAGCACAAGTCCTCCCACGTTACCCGCCGGATGACCGGCACTGTGGTGGTCGCCAAGGCCGACACCGCGCGAGTGAAGAAGCTTCTGGGCCGCTGA